A window from Mauremys reevesii isolate NIE-2019 linkage group 9, ASM1616193v1, whole genome shotgun sequence encodes these proteins:
- the SOWAHD gene encoding ankyrin repeat domain-containing protein SOWAHD: MPLGEPQEQILGMVRPAGDIMARMQKEESLEVPKGTEPHVLPEASQSRAEALLASQAPNPKVQALSSSSAAAAAVGNMKLRQSQKRDLIRSMGRGSRGSGNWDVSSDTARLSIGRGSARRRGLKEVLLQSSGAEGAMWLAAAQKIASSSSSPALGMQQELEQRLEQSPEDLSLALDPLEHEWMLTVAQGDPESIVRLLDEDPSLLNRRDFVTGFTALHWLAKHGHHEALIEVITCAQKKGYHADVNIPTASGGLTPLHLAALQGHEMVIKVLVGAYGANTSLRDHSGHKAWQYLRADASRELKELSGALEEDLAQLGVWNTNNNCMSSRQAGGSGAEWRTPVFPRLPSFRSMFRQALSFFQDL; encoded by the coding sequence ATGCCTCTGGGGGAGCCACAGGAGCAGATCTTGGGGATGGTGAGGCCTGCAGGAGACATCATGGCCAGGATGCAGAAGGAAGAGAGTCTGGAGGTACCAAAGGGCACTGAGCCACATGTGTTGCCAGAGGCCTCCCAGTCTCGAGCAGAGGCACTTCTTGCCAGCCAGGCGCCCAACCCCAAAGTCCAGGCATTATCATcatcctcagcagcagcagcagcagtggggaacATGAAACTCCGCCAGTCACAGAAGAGGGACCTGATCAGGAGCATGGGCAGGGGTAGCAGAGGTTCAGGGAACTGGGATGTGAGCTCTGACACAGCCAGGCTCTCCATAGGCCGGGGCAGCGCGCGGCGGAGAGGTCTGAAGGAGGTTCTGCTGCAGAGCAGTGGAGCCGAGGGCGCTATGTGGCTTGCAGCTGCTCAGAAGatagccagcagcagcagcagccctgcctTGGGGATGCAACAAGAGCTGGAGCAGAGGTTGGAACAGAGCCCTGAGGACTTGTCCTTAGCCCTAGACCCCCTCGAGCATGAGTGGATGCTGACTGTGGCCCAGGGGGACCCTGAGAGCATCGTGAGGTTGCTAGACGAGGATCCCAGCCTGCTGAACAGGAGAGATTTTGTGACAGGGTTCACTGCCCTCCACTGGCTGGCCAAGCATGGCCACCACGAGGCCCTGATCGAGGTGATCACCTGTGCACAGAAGAAGGGCTACCACGCAGATGTCAACATTCCCACGGCCAGTGGGGGGCTGACACCCCTGCATCTGGCTGCCCTGCAGGGACACGAGATGGTCATCAAGGTGTTGGTGGGAGCCTACGGTGCCAACACGAGCCTGCGGGACCACAGCGGCCACAAAGCCTGGCAGTACCTGAGAGCAGACGCCTCCAGGGAGCTGAAGGAGCTGTCAGGGGCTTTAGAGGAAGACCTGGCCCAGCTTGGTGTGTGGAACACCAACAACAACTGCATGTCGTCCAGACAGGCTGGTGGCTCTGGTGCTGAATGGAGGACCCCGGTGTTCCCCAGACTGCCATCCTTCAGGAGCATGTTCAGACAGGCACTTTCGTTCTTCCAAGACCTTTAA
- the NDUFA1 gene encoding NADH dehydrogenase [ubiquinone] 1 alpha subcomplex subunit 1, with product MWYTILPGVAVMGVFLAMPGVSLIHIHRYVYGGKEKRIARQPYQWHLMERDKRLSGVNEYYQSKGLENID from the exons ATGTGGTACACCATTCTGCCCGGCGTGGCCGTCATGGGCGTGTTCCTGGCCATGCCCGGCGTGTCCCTCATCCACATCCACAGATACGTCTACGGGGGCAAG GAAAAGAGAATCGCTCGCCAACCCTACCAGTGGCACCTGATGGAAAGAGACAAGCGACTGTCGGGGGTTAATGAATATTATCAGTCCAAG ggaTTGGAGAACATTGACTAA
- the LOC120371796 gene encoding putative ferric-chelate reductase 1 isoform X3, translating into MMPVHTGVQPQASPAPYEIQVDASSFMNRQPINVQVVGPGYRGLLLEARTFGSIAALGTWQNPANNTKFLQCSGNPKGAITHSNTEFKTSLTTYTWLPPTSGCPAVITFMATVTQSREIYWLGVKSKVIWRDSKATCGAEKFTWTVVIVTITSFHLLLLPGYLY; encoded by the exons ATGATGCCTGTGCATACGGGGGTCCAGCCCCAggcaagtccagccccctatgaGATCCAGGTGGATGCATCTTCCTTCATGAACAGGCAGCCGATTAATG TTCAGGTTGTAGGGCCGGGATACAGAGGCCTGTTGCTGGAAGCTCGCACCTTTGGCTCCATTGCTGCACTTGGCACTTGGCAGAATCCTGCCAATAACACTAAGTTCCTACAG TGCTCTGGAAACCCAAAAGGTGCGATTACTCATTCTAACACCGAGTTCAAAACAAGCCTGACCACTTATACCTGGCTGCCTCCAACCTCTGGTTGCCCTGCCGTTATTACATTCAT GGCAACGGTGACACAGTCTCGTGAAATTTACTGGCTTGGTGTCAAATCCAAAGTGATCTGGAGAG ATTCTAAAGCTACATGTGGTGCTGAGAAGTTTACATGGACAGTTGTTATTGTCACAATAACGTCTTTCCACTTACTGCTTTTGCCTGGCTACTTATATTAA
- the LOC120371796 gene encoding putative defense protein 3 isoform X1, whose product MAHWSPSLLLGYIVFWNIICLFVAFPTGAPTSACENMMPVHTGVQPQASPAPYEIQVDASSFMNRQPINVQVVGPGYRGLLLEARTFGSIAALGTWQNPANNTKFLQCSGNPKGAITHSNTEFKTSLTTYTWLPPTSGCPAVITFMATVTQSREIYWLGVKSKVIWRDSKATCGAEKFTWTVVIVTITSFHLLLLPGYLY is encoded by the exons ATGGCTCACTGGAGTCCTTCACTTCTCCTTGGCTACATCGTCTTTTGGAACATTATTTGTCTGTTTGTTGCTTTTCCAACAGGAGCCCCCACATCAGCCTGTGAGAATATGATGCCTGTGCATACGGGGGTCCAGCCCCAggcaagtccagccccctatgaGATCCAGGTGGATGCATCTTCCTTCATGAACAGGCAGCCGATTAATG TTCAGGTTGTAGGGCCGGGATACAGAGGCCTGTTGCTGGAAGCTCGCACCTTTGGCTCCATTGCTGCACTTGGCACTTGGCAGAATCCTGCCAATAACACTAAGTTCCTACAG TGCTCTGGAAACCCAAAAGGTGCGATTACTCATTCTAACACCGAGTTCAAAACAAGCCTGACCACTTATACCTGGCTGCCTCCAACCTCTGGTTGCCCTGCCGTTATTACATTCAT GGCAACGGTGACACAGTCTCGTGAAATTTACTGGCTTGGTGTCAAATCCAAAGTGATCTGGAGAG ATTCTAAAGCTACATGTGGTGCTGAGAAGTTTACATGGACAGTTGTTATTGTCACAATAACGTCTTTCCACTTACTGCTTTTGCCTGGCTACTTATATTAA
- the UPF3B gene encoding regulator of nonsense transcripts 3B produces MKEDKENTRPKEKRAPGGPLELRGGGEPERLERPKDKKETLSKVVIRRLPPSLTKEQLEEHLQPLPEHDYFEFFANDSSLYPYMFSRAYINFKNQEDIVLFRDRFDGYVFVDHKGQEYAAIVEFAPFQKSAKKKNKKKDAKTGTIDDDPEYKKFLESYSADDEKLTSTPETLLEEIEARNKELIAKKTTPLLNFLKNKQRLREEKREERRRRELERKRQREEERRKWKEEERRKRKEAEKLKKVDKCPEKERDKSKDEPKIKLLKKPEKDERDLEKKERFKKLEKENVREEKAAGALSSVSAKRSDGETKEEKAKKSEDEYGKDYRDRERDFEREREYERLQREKQRRQDEERRRQKERFEKERVFRKREEEVKKEINSLREKGRKNELPDFTGNTEKAEKITKDDKKEDAAKRDRIRNKDRPAMQLYQPGVRSRSRPCPYEDIATKSVDQEADKQESETSNTKEEE; encoded by the exons ATGAAGGAGGATAAGGAGAACACCAGGCCTAAGGAGAAGCGGGCGCCCGGGGGCCCCCTGGAGctcagggggggcggggagcccgaGCGGCTCGAGCGGCCGAAGGACAAGAAGGAGACGCTCAGCAAG GTGGTAATTCGACGCTTGCCTCCCAGCTTGACTAAGGAACAGCTTGAAGAACATCTTCAGCCTTTGCCTGAACATGACTATTTTGAATTTTTTGCTAACGATTCAAG TTTGTATCCTTACATGTTTTCCAGAGCATACATCAACTTTAAAAACCAAGAAGACATAGTACTGTTCAGGGATCGCTTTGATGGTTATGTTTTTGTTGATCACAAAG GTCAGGAGTATGCTGCCATAGTAGAATTTGCACCTTTCCAAAAATCTGCAAAAAAGAAGAATAAGAAAAAGGATGCCAAAACTGGGACTATTGATGATG ACCCAGAGTAtaagaagtttttggaaagttaCAGTGCAGATGATGAAAAGTTAACATCGACTCCTGAAACACTACTAGAGGAAATAGAGGCAAGAAACAAAGAGTTAATAG CTAAAAAGACAACTCCCCTTCTGAACTTCTTGAAAAACAAACAG agactgagagaagaaaaaagagaggagaggagaagaagggaactggaaagaaaaagacaaagagaagaagaaaggaggaaatggaaagaagaagaaagaaggaagagaaaagagGCAGAAAAACTGAAGAAAGTTGATAAATGCCCAGAGAAAGAAAGGGATAAATCAAAGGACGAACCAAAGATTAAG CTACTTAAGAAACCAGAGAAAGATGAAAGAGACTTGGAGAAAAAGGAGAGGTTCAAGAAACTGGAAAAAGAAAATGTGAGGGAAGAAAAGGCTGCTGGCGCACTAAGTAGCGTGTCAGCCAAACGATCCGATGGAGAGACTAAAGAGGAGAAGGCAAAAAA ATCTGAAGATGAATATGGAAAAGATTACAGAGACCGGGAGAGAGactttgaaagagagagagaatatgagaGACTGCAGCGGGAGAAACAGAGACGCCAAGATGAAGAGCGTCGTAGGCAGAAGGAACGCTTTGAGAAAGAGAGAGTTTTtagaaaaagagaagaagaggttaaaaaGGAGATAAACTCACtcagagagaaaggaaggaaaaatgaGCTTCCAGACTTTACAGGCAACACAGAAAAAGCTGAGAAAATAACCAAAGATGACAAAAAAGAGGATGCGGCTAAGAGAGATCGCATCAGAAATAAG GATCGTCCAGCAATGCAGCTATACCAGCCAGGAGTTCGAAGTCGAAGTAGACCGTGTCCTTATGAAGACATTGCTACAAAGTCTGTGGACCAAGAAGCAGATAAACAAGAAAGTGAGACCAGTAATACAAAAGAAGAGGAGTGA
- the LOC120371796 gene encoding putative ferric-chelate reductase 1 isoform X4 gives MVIKFQLLNWLVQVVGPGYRGLLLEARTFGSIAALGTWQNPANNTKFLQCSGNPKGAITHSNTEFKTSLTTYTWLPPTSGCPAVITFMATVTQSREIYWLGVKSKVIWRDSKATCGAEKFTWTVVIVTITSFHLLLLPGYLY, from the exons ATGGTAATTAAGTTCCAACTTCTTAACTGGCTGG TTCAGGTTGTAGGGCCGGGATACAGAGGCCTGTTGCTGGAAGCTCGCACCTTTGGCTCCATTGCTGCACTTGGCACTTGGCAGAATCCTGCCAATAACACTAAGTTCCTACAG TGCTCTGGAAACCCAAAAGGTGCGATTACTCATTCTAACACCGAGTTCAAAACAAGCCTGACCACTTATACCTGGCTGCCTCCAACCTCTGGTTGCCCTGCCGTTATTACATTCAT GGCAACGGTGACACAGTCTCGTGAAATTTACTGGCTTGGTGTCAAATCCAAAGTGATCTGGAGAG ATTCTAAAGCTACATGTGGTGCTGAGAAGTTTACATGGACAGTTGTTATTGTCACAATAACGTCTTTCCACTTACTGCTTTTGCCTGGCTACTTATATTAA
- the RPL39 gene encoding 60S ribosomal protein L39 yields MSSHKTFKIKRVLAKKQKQNRPIPQWIRMKTGNKIRYNSKRRHWRRTKLGL; encoded by the exons ATG TCGTCCCACAAGACATTCAAGATCAAGCGAGTCCTTGCCAAGAAGCAAAAACAGAACCGGCCCATCCCACAGTGGATTCGCATGAAAACTGGCAATAAGATCAG GTACAACTCCAAAAGGAGACATTGGAGAAGGACCAAGCTGGGCTTGTAA
- the LOC120371796 gene encoding putative ferric-chelate reductase 1 isoform X2 → MGAPTSACENMMPVHTGVQPQASPAPYEIQVDASSFMNRQPINVQVVGPGYRGLLLEARTFGSIAALGTWQNPANNTKFLQCSGNPKGAITHSNTEFKTSLTTYTWLPPTSGCPAVITFMATVTQSREIYWLGVKSKVIWRDSKATCGAEKFTWTVVIVTITSFHLLLLPGYLY, encoded by the exons GAGCCCCCACATCAGCCTGTGAGAATATGATGCCTGTGCATACGGGGGTCCAGCCCCAggcaagtccagccccctatgaGATCCAGGTGGATGCATCTTCCTTCATGAACAGGCAGCCGATTAATG TTCAGGTTGTAGGGCCGGGATACAGAGGCCTGTTGCTGGAAGCTCGCACCTTTGGCTCCATTGCTGCACTTGGCACTTGGCAGAATCCTGCCAATAACACTAAGTTCCTACAG TGCTCTGGAAACCCAAAAGGTGCGATTACTCATTCTAACACCGAGTTCAAAACAAGCCTGACCACTTATACCTGGCTGCCTCCAACCTCTGGTTGCCCTGCCGTTATTACATTCAT GGCAACGGTGACACAGTCTCGTGAAATTTACTGGCTTGGTGTCAAATCCAAAGTGATCTGGAGAG ATTCTAAAGCTACATGTGGTGCTGAGAAGTTTACATGGACAGTTGTTATTGTCACAATAACGTCTTTCCACTTACTGCTTTTGCCTGGCTACTTATATTAA